Proteins encoded in a region of the Oscarella lobularis chromosome 5, ooOscLobu1.1, whole genome shotgun sequence genome:
- the LOC136187629 gene encoding uncharacterized protein codes for MSGFVGTVLALLALVLAARAANPEPPQIPETFSADIRVEFHDPEITYFGAGRWDRDFSRNMSLENYTLEEENRERIVYRLTRYDKKIEYEVNAYSMIHCTHTTLMGEQPFAWKFLSTAEYVGQREFHSRSLDIWETDMADVRVEVGVDPEMANVPVILTRHFPGAEQVYEFATFNATAPNPDVFTIPAECQD; via the exons ATGTCCGGTTTCGTAGGCACCGTTCTCGCTCTTCTTGCTCTTGTTCTAGCTGCGCGAGCGGCTAATCCAGAACCGCCACAAATTCCAGAAACGTTTAGCGCCGAT ATTCGCGTCGAGTTTCATGACCCCGAAATAACTTACTTCGGAGCCG GGCGCTGGGATCGCGATTTTTCTCGGAACATGTCCTTGGAGAATTACAccttggaagaagaaaaccgaGAGCGAATCGTTTATCGTCTCACTAGATACGATAAGAAAATTGAATACGAAGTGAATGC GTACAGCATGATACATTGCACTCACACTACTCTGATGGGTGAGCAGCCGTTTGCGTGGAAGTTCTTGAGCACAGCTGAGTACGTTGGTCAGAGAGAATTTCACAGTCGATCTCTTGATATCTGGGAGACTGAT ATGGCCGATGTGAGAGTAGAAGTGGGAGTCGATCCCGAAATGGCCAACGTTCCGGTCATTTTAACGCGTCATTTCCCTGGGGCTGAGCAGGTTTACGAATTTGCCACTTTCAATGCAACAGCTCCGAATCCTGACGTGTTTACGATTCCTGCTGAATGCCAGGACTGA
- the LOC136187631 gene encoding plasminogen receptor (KT)-like — MGSITSKMDSVMSENMEKMMDKQKEVMESTQTAMLKRQIQMQMEIRDRMVAAQVAMGREQLYWYGSFYTLAALGMIRGFSVSKKPAVLAPLLPLTFVLGYLIDLNYYTKRTRVIAMAEGIMTNERALLGLPQGPPTVEAIDKKIQEK, encoded by the exons ATGGGCTCCATTACGTCGAAAATGGACTCGGTCATGAGCGAAAACATGGAAAAGATGATGGACAAGCAAAAAGAAGTGATGGAATCAACTCAAACGGCGATG CTCAAGCGGCAAATCCAAATGCAAATGGAAATTCGCGATCGCATGGTCGCAGCTCAAGTTGCGATGGGACGCGAGCAACTCTACTGGTACGGGAGCTTCTACACGCTCGCCGCACTTGGAATGATACGGgg ATTCAGCGTTTCAAAGAAACCGGCCGTGCTTGCGCCTTTACTTCCGCTCACGTTCGTTCTCGGCTACTTAATTGATTTGAACTATTACACAAAAAGAACGAGAGTTATTG CTATGGCTGAAGGTATCATGACAAACGAAAGAGCCCTGCTGGGTCTTCCTCAAGGGCCCCCCACCGTGGAAGCCATTGACAAGAAAATTCAAGAAAAGTAG
- the LOC136187622 gene encoding uncharacterized protein yields MSSLSYGSSWLDSCLAETSLPHPSWLRLRELVVTKLALYVEPYLDRPELRQMIFDLLGNDFVKRFMKKWPDEPQRLEPPFMEPSRRRETETLARRTLNRLLTRISTEIPEARDDFKAFARDMVSDKVDQELVKVQEKEGKTYSETLGFALGHLLDQHPRHLNRVCSQLKGRLLPESLRSKVWMLTIDVMVGKLEKHKKDYNERCREFADLISSHQCLISGLIRKSVEKALIGSTEAERDTCCQVLDILYRYNKSYEPAYAYIVFPVVQALADSCDLLTVAWMFSEIILYCFFSSATIDAIASNVIEKIKKCDSELFDHLTDHYKSASAAFAERTSIQVYSGPIKKWITQGFVDVLSGSSLVFAWDQLFLNSWNPVCMEQLCLAIVILLKSDLMKAKSSEELYGAFFISKIDLRTLRAAWMQRQEKLMIQIN; encoded by the exons ATGTCTTCGTTGTCTTACGGTTCTTCGTGGCTCGATTCTTGTCTCGCTGAGACGTCTCTGCCGCATCCGTCTTGGCTGCGTCTTAGGGAGCTCGTCGTGACCAAACTTGCTTTGTACGTTGAACCCTATCTCGATCGTCCCGAATTGCGACAAATGATTTTTGATCTTCTCGGAAACGACTTCGTGAAGAGGTTCATGAAAAAATGGCCCGACGAACCGCAGAGATTAGAGCCTCCTTTTATGGAGCCATCTCGCCGAAGGGAAACCGAGACGTTGGCGAGACGAACTCTGAATCGATTACTGACTCGAATTTCTACGGAGATTCCTGAAGCCAGAGACGACTTCAAGGCATTTGCACGCGATATGGTTTCTGACAAAGTCGATCAGGAATTGGTGAAGGTGCAAGAAAAGGAGGGCAAGACGTACAGTGAAACGTTGGGCTTTGCTTTGGGACATCTGTTAGATCAACATCCGCGTCATTTGAATCGCGTTTGCAGTCAGCTGAAGGGTAGACTATTGCCTGAATCGCTGCGTTCTAAAGTCTGGATGTtgacgattgacgtcatggtCGGAAAATTGGAGAAACACAAGAAAGATTATAATGAACGATGTAGAGAATTTGCcgatttgatttcttctCATCAATGTCTTATATCCGGTCTTATCCGTAAATCCGTTGAAAAG GCCTTGATTGGAAGTACTGAGGCGGAACGTGACACTTGTTGTCAAGTGCTTGACATCCTGTATCGATACAACAAATCCTATGAACCCGCTTACGCATATATCGTTTTTCCTGTTGTTCAAGCGCTAGCAG ATAGCTGTGATTTACTCACAGTTGCTTGGATGTTTTCAGAGATTATCCTCTACtgttttttctcgtcagCAACAATTGATGCTATTGCTTCTAACGtcattgaaaaaatcaaaaaatgcgATTCCGAATTATTTGATCATTTGACTGATCACTATAAG AGTGCTTCAGCGGCATTTGCAGAAAGAACTAGCATCCAAGTATACTCAGGTCCCATCAAGAAATGGATCACTCAA GGCTTTGTGGATGTTCTGAGTGGAAGCAGCCTCGTGTTTGCGTGGGACCAACTGTTCCTAAACAGCTGGAATCCCGTCTGCATGGAACAGCTCTGCCTTGCAATAGTCATTTTGCTAAAAAGTGATCTAATGAAGGCAAAGTCTTCGGAGGAGCTCTACGGC gcattttttatttctaaaaTTGATCTACGGACACTAAGGGCTGCTTGGATGCAGAGACAAGAGAAATTGATGA TTCAAATCAATTAA
- the LOC136187625 gene encoding ribosome maturation protein SBDS-like — protein sequence MSIFTPTNQIRLTNVAIVRRKRGGKRFEIACYKNKVVSWRSGAEKDIDEVLQTHTVFVNVSKGQVAKREDLLKCFGSDDQTEICKEILAKGELQVSEKERHQQLESTLRDIATIVADKCVNPETKRPYTVGVIERGMKDIHYSVKPTRSAKQQALEVIRLLKDTMSIERAHMRLSLALPRRDAKKAREMLMSHIASVERENWEEGNLEMICLTDPGQFRAIDEILRAETKGKGTLEVINLKEIEEGDERLE from the exons ATGTCGATATTCACGCCGACGAACCAAATTCGACTGACTAACGTCGCGATTGtgagacgaaagcgaggCGGAAAGCGTTTCGAGATCGCCTGCTATAAGAACAAGGTGGTTTCGTGGCGAAGCGGCGC CGAGAAAGACATCGACGAGGTTCTCCAGACTCATACAGTGTTTGTGAACGTTTCCAAAGGGCAAGTGGCGAAGCGCGAAGATCTTCTCAAATGCTTCGGTTCGGACGATCAGACGGAAATCTGCAAAGAG ATTTTAGCTAAGGGCGAATTGCAGGTTTCCGAGAAAGAGCGTCACCAACAGTTGGAATCAACTTTGCGTGACATTGCCACTATAGTGGCAGACAAGTGTGTTAACccagaaacgaaacgacccTATACCGTGGGAGTGATTGAGCGAGGAATGAAAGACATTCACTATTCCGTCAAGCCGACTCGCAGTGCAAAACAACAG GCTTTGGAAGTGATTCGTTTGCTGAAGGATACGATGAGCATTGAGAGGGCGCACATGCGCTTGTCGTTGGCGTTGCCGCGACGAGATGCAAAGAAGGCACGTGAAATGTTGATGTCGCACATTGCAAGCGTGGAACGAGAGAATTGGGAGGAGGGCAACTTGGAAATG ATCTGCTTGACTGATCCGGGCCAGTTTCGAGCCATTGACGAAATATTGAGAGCGGaaacgaaaggaaaaggaacgcTAGAGGTCATTAAcctgaaagaaatcgaagaaggcgacgaacgcttAGAGTAG
- the LOC136187621 gene encoding E3 ubiquitin-protein ligase RNFT1-like isoform X1, with translation MERSGENYRFQAQRTHSRSASWSLQRNHNANDVTSGFAQRLGPIRNALAFAGLGRLTPPERSASPDATATDVAEDMPTSAPVTTTRAHQRGASGNVFFASPSPSYASNASTFNLETGIQIDATGSGERAETQARNNGRHGNNNNNNANDDDNSNSAEFQVAMRWLQRIVPFALLFGVKLLWDHGLGVLVLVGLFVMFVNANKQIKRQVALQDRRNRHEIFRTMVFLSSNVVLIYYVFPSHNLYRCLIFRMPNLELDDAWDIMWSVGITDFVIRFLAMVLKCLVLLACNQCIMNKKKGKYFMLIEQIAQFYRLLLPFPLWLNFFSMYNDLSSAVSALFFTGLYTLLKGLSLYEKCKDVKKAIIDFCHDRQYGVRPTKEELASAEASCPICQDALAEPILLHCRHIFCEGCISVWFDRERTCPLCRAAVAHDPLWRDGNTSASIQLF, from the exons ATGGAAAGAAGTGGAGAAAACTATCGATTTCAAGCGCAACGAACCCATTCCCGCTCGGCGTCGTGGTCCCTGCAACGCAATCATAACGCTAACGACGTAACGAGCGGATTTGCTCAACGCCTGGGCCCCATTCGGAACGCGCTCGCTTTCGCCGGTCTCGGACGCCTGACGCCGCCAGAGAGAAGCGCCAGTCCCGAtgcaacggcgacggacgtCGCGGAAGACatgccgacgtcggcgcccgtgacgacgactcgcGCGCACCAGCGCGGCGCGTCAGgaaacgtcttctttgcATCGCCATCGCCGTCGTATGCGAgcaacgcgtcgacgtttaaTCTCGAGACGGGaattcaaatcgacgcgacgggaTCGGGAGAACGAGCCGAAACGCAGGCTCGCAACAACGGCAGACAcggaaataataataataataatgcgaatgacgacgataatAGCAATTCGGCGGAATTTCAAGTTGCCATGCGTTGGCTGCAGCGAATTGTTCCGTTTGCGCTTTTGTTTGGTGTCAAGCTTCTGTGGGATCACGGACTCG GCGTTTTGGTTCTGGTCGGTCTGTTTGTCATGTTTGTCAATGCGAATAAGCAGATTAAACGACAAGTTGCACTCCAA GATAGGAGAAATCGACATGAGATTTTTCGAACGATGGTGTTTCTCTCTTCGAATGTTGTCCTAATTTACTACGTTTTTCCGTCTCACAATCTGTACAGATG tctAATTTTTCGAATGCCAAATCTTGAATTAGATGATGCTTGGGATATTATGTGGTCCGTTGGAATAACGG attttgtTATTCGGTTTTTGGCGATGGTTCTCAAATGTCTGGTCCTATTGGCTTGCAATCAGTGCATCATGAATAAGAAAAAG GGAAAATATTTTATGCTTATTGAACAGATTGCCCAGTTCTATCGGCTTCTTCTTCCCTTTCCATTATGGCTCAACTTCTTCTCTATGTACAATGATCTCTCATCAGCAGTATCAGCTTTGTTTTTTACTGGCCTGTATACCCTTCTGAAG GGTTTGTCTTTGTATGAAAAGTGTAAGGACGTTAAGAAAGCGATTATCGATTTTTGTCACGATAGG CAATATGGTGTTCGTCCCACAAAGGAGGAACTTGCCAGTGCGGAAGCATCATGTCCCATATGTCAAGACGCATTGGCCGAGCCAATACTTCTTCACTGCAGA CATATTTTCTGTGAAGGATGCATATCTGTATGGTTTGATCGAGAGCGGACGTGTCCCCTATGCAGAGCTGCAGTAGCCCACGATCCTCTCTGGAGAGATGGAAACACATCCGCATCAATACAGTTATTTTGA
- the LOC136187630 gene encoding prolyl-tRNA synthetase associated domain-containing protein 1-like: protein MASEAKGGRSALIQHLDDMKITYEIVEHPPVFTVEEMMPHLRHLEGSHSKNLFLKDKKKKGLWLVTTLAERQINLTELGKKIGAPGGLRFADESIMIDVLNVAQGCCTPLALFNDTEKKVTFVLDEGFVREKHGRVFFHPMVNDATMGLASSDFVRFVESTGHSPVIVNLDE, encoded by the coding sequence ATGGCCAGCGAAGCGAAAGGAGGTCGTTCAGCTTTGATACAGCATCTAGACGACATGAAAATCACCTACGAAATAGTAGAACATCCACCAGTGTTCACCGTAGAAGAAATGATGCCTCATTTGCGTCACCTAGAGGGTTCTCACAGCAAGAACCTCTTcctaaaagacaaaaagaaaaaaggcctCTGGCTTGTCACTACGCTCGCCGAGAGGCAAATAAATTTGACAGAACTCGGCAAGAAGATCGGTGCCCCGGGAGGACTGCGTTTTGCTGATGAATCGATTATGATTGATGTATTGAATGTCGCCCAGGGATGCTGCACTCCTTTGGCTCTGTTCAATGATACCGAGAAGAAGGTGACGTTTGTGCTGGACGAGGGTTTTGTTCGTGAGAAGCACGGTCGCGTCTTTTTTCATCCCATGGTGAACGATGCTACAATGGGACTCGCTTCGAGCGACTTTGTTCGCTTTGTAGAATCGACTGGCCATAGTCCTGTTATTGTGAATCTAGACGAGTAG
- the LOC136187621 gene encoding E3 ubiquitin-protein ligase RNFT1-like isoform X2: protein MERSGENYRFQAQRTHSRSASWSLQRNHNANDVTSGFAQRLGPIRNALAFAGLGRLTPPERSASPDATATDVAEDMPTSAPVTTTRAHQRGASGNVFFASPSPSYASNASTFNLETGIQIDATGSGERAETQARNNGRHGNNNNNNANDDDNSNSAEFQVAMRWLQRIVPFALLFGVKLLWDHGLGVLVLVGLFVMFVNANKQIKRQVALQDRRNRHEIFRTMVFLSSNVVLIYYVFPSHNLYRCLIFRMPNLELDDAWDIMWSVGITDFVIRFLAMVLKCLVLLACNQCIMNKKKIAQFYRLLLPFPLWLNFFSMYNDLSSAVSALFFTGLYTLLKGLSLYEKCKDVKKAIIDFCHDRQYGVRPTKEELASAEASCPICQDALAEPILLHCRHIFCEGCISVWFDRERTCPLCRAAVAHDPLWRDGNTSASIQLF from the exons ATGGAAAGAAGTGGAGAAAACTATCGATTTCAAGCGCAACGAACCCATTCCCGCTCGGCGTCGTGGTCCCTGCAACGCAATCATAACGCTAACGACGTAACGAGCGGATTTGCTCAACGCCTGGGCCCCATTCGGAACGCGCTCGCTTTCGCCGGTCTCGGACGCCTGACGCCGCCAGAGAGAAGCGCCAGTCCCGAtgcaacggcgacggacgtCGCGGAAGACatgccgacgtcggcgcccgtgacgacgactcgcGCGCACCAGCGCGGCGCGTCAGgaaacgtcttctttgcATCGCCATCGCCGTCGTATGCGAgcaacgcgtcgacgtttaaTCTCGAGACGGGaattcaaatcgacgcgacgggaTCGGGAGAACGAGCCGAAACGCAGGCTCGCAACAACGGCAGACAcggaaataataataataataatgcgaatgacgacgataatAGCAATTCGGCGGAATTTCAAGTTGCCATGCGTTGGCTGCAGCGAATTGTTCCGTTTGCGCTTTTGTTTGGTGTCAAGCTTCTGTGGGATCACGGACTCG GCGTTTTGGTTCTGGTCGGTCTGTTTGTCATGTTTGTCAATGCGAATAAGCAGATTAAACGACAAGTTGCACTCCAA GATAGGAGAAATCGACATGAGATTTTTCGAACGATGGTGTTTCTCTCTTCGAATGTTGTCCTAATTTACTACGTTTTTCCGTCTCACAATCTGTACAGATG tctAATTTTTCGAATGCCAAATCTTGAATTAGATGATGCTTGGGATATTATGTGGTCCGTTGGAATAACGG attttgtTATTCGGTTTTTGGCGATGGTTCTCAAATGTCTGGTCCTATTGGCTTGCAATCAGTGCATCATGAATAAGAAAAAG ATTGCCCAGTTCTATCGGCTTCTTCTTCCCTTTCCATTATGGCTCAACTTCTTCTCTATGTACAATGATCTCTCATCAGCAGTATCAGCTTTGTTTTTTACTGGCCTGTATACCCTTCTGAAG GGTTTGTCTTTGTATGAAAAGTGTAAGGACGTTAAGAAAGCGATTATCGATTTTTGTCACGATAGG CAATATGGTGTTCGTCCCACAAAGGAGGAACTTGCCAGTGCGGAAGCATCATGTCCCATATGTCAAGACGCATTGGCCGAGCCAATACTTCTTCACTGCAGA CATATTTTCTGTGAAGGATGCATATCTGTATGGTTTGATCGAGAGCGGACGTGTCCCCTATGCAGAGCTGCAGTAGCCCACGATCCTCTCTGGAGAGATGGAAACACATCCGCATCAATACAGTTATTTTGA